The Pseudoalteromonas translucida KMM 520 genome has a window encoding:
- the pdhR gene encoding pyruvate dehydrogenase complex transcriptional repressor PdhR: MSLKIKAAKLSDVILQQLENMILEGSLAPGEKLPPERELAKQFEVSRPSLREAIQKLEAKGLVTRRQGGGTYVKNQLEEGLTDPLFDLISKHPESQFDLLEFRHALEGIAAYYAALRGTNNDFIKVKQSFDQIALVQDDLQQKAKAINAFHFCIAEASHNIVLLHLVRGMQALLEQNVLQNLTVLLTKSDISNQLGHHRGLLMDAVIEGKPEEARLASNAHLAYIEEALLEAGKEHSRIERSLRRTKQN, from the coding sequence ATGTCTTTAAAGATTAAAGCTGCAAAATTATCGGATGTGATTTTACAACAACTTGAGAACATGATTCTTGAGGGATCGTTGGCACCAGGCGAAAAACTGCCACCGGAGCGTGAGTTAGCTAAGCAATTTGAAGTGTCGCGGCCATCACTGCGCGAAGCGATTCAAAAGCTTGAAGCTAAAGGTTTAGTAACTAGGCGCCAAGGCGGCGGTACGTATGTAAAAAATCAGCTCGAAGAAGGGCTTACTGATCCGCTGTTTGATTTGATCAGTAAACATCCTGAATCGCAGTTTGATTTACTTGAATTTCGTCATGCATTAGAAGGGATTGCCGCGTATTACGCTGCACTGCGTGGCACCAATAACGATTTTATTAAAGTAAAACAAAGCTTTGATCAAATTGCTTTGGTACAAGACGACTTACAACAAAAAGCGAAAGCAATAAATGCTTTTCATTTTTGTATTGCAGAGGCGTCACATAACATTGTTTTACTACATTTAGTGAGAGGCATGCAGGCATTGCTTGAGCAAAATGTATTACAAAATTTAACCGTGTTATTAACAAAATCAGATATCAGTAACCAATTAGGCCACCACCGTGGTTTGCTAATGGATGCTGTTATTGAAGGTAAGCCCGAAGAAGCACGCTTAGCTAGTAATGCGCATTTAGCCTATATAGAAGAAGCATTACTTGAAGCGGGTAAAGAACATTCGCGAATTGAACGCAGTTTAAGACGCACCAAACAAAATTAA
- the aceE gene encoding pyruvate dehydrogenase (acetyl-transferring), homodimeric type: MSEVNKIDVDALETQEWLQALESVVREEGVERAQFLLEQVLEQARLDGVDMPTGITTNYVNTIPVEQEPAYPGDVNIERRIRSIIRWNAIMIVLRASKKDLDLGGHMASYQSSAAFYEVCFNHFFKAPNDVDGGDLVYYQGHISPGIYARAFVEGRLSASQLDNFRQEVGGEGLPSYPHPKLMPEFWQFPTVSMGLGPISSIYQARFLKYLDGRGLKDTKNQRVYAFLGDGEMDEPESRGAISFAAREKLDNLCYLVNCNLQRLDGPVMGNGKIIQELEGLFKGAGWNVIKLVWGSGWDILLAKDKTGKLLQLMNETVDGDYQTYKAKNGAYVREHFFGRYPETAALVADMTDDEIFALKRGGHEPSKLFAAFKKAEETKGRPTVILAKTVKGYGMGEAAEGKNIAHQVKKMDMSHVAHLRSRLGLDDLISEEQLTELPYLTVEEGSPEHTYLHARREELKGYTPKRIARFSEKLAVPEVEAFNPLLEEQKRDISTTMGFVRALNILLKDKGIGKNIVPIIADEARTFGMEGLFRQIGIYNPHGQNYTPQDRDIVSYYKEATSGQVLQEGINELGAMSSWVAAATSYSTNDLPMIPFYIYYSMFGFQRVGDMAWMAGDQQARGFLLGATAGRTTLNGEGLQHEDGHSHILASTVPNCISYDPTYAYEVAVIIQDGIRRMYGDDQENIYYYLTLMNENYHQPAMPEGAEEGIRKGIYKLESYAGKKANVQLLSSGTIMTEVRKAAKVLSEDYGVASDVFSVTSFNELTRDGQDVERFNMLNPEGEQKTAYITSVLNDSVTVAATDYMKNYAEQARSFIPSNNYKVLGTDGYGRSDSRENLRRHFEVNADYVVVATLSELAKRGEVEKSVVIEALKKFNIDTNKLNPLYA, translated from the coding sequence ATGTCTGAAGTCAATAAAATTGACGTAGACGCGCTAGAAACACAAGAGTGGTTACAAGCTCTTGAATCGGTTGTGCGCGAAGAAGGTGTTGAACGAGCTCAGTTTTTACTTGAGCAAGTGTTAGAGCAAGCCCGTTTAGATGGCGTAGATATGCCAACGGGTATTACCACTAATTACGTCAATACAATTCCGGTAGAGCAAGAACCTGCTTACCCGGGAGATGTAAATATTGAACGCCGTATTCGTTCAATAATTCGTTGGAACGCGATTATGATTGTATTGCGTGCATCGAAAAAAGATCTCGATTTAGGCGGCCATATGGCGTCTTACCAATCGTCTGCGGCATTTTATGAAGTGTGTTTTAACCACTTTTTTAAAGCACCAAACGATGTAGATGGCGGCGATTTAGTTTATTACCAGGGTCATATTTCTCCGGGTATTTATGCCCGCGCATTTGTTGAAGGGCGTTTATCGGCATCGCAGCTAGATAACTTCCGTCAAGAAGTAGGTGGCGAAGGCTTACCGTCGTACCCGCATCCTAAATTAATGCCTGAATTTTGGCAGTTTCCTACGGTTTCTATGGGCCTTGGTCCTATTTCGTCTATTTACCAAGCACGCTTTTTAAAATACCTAGACGGCCGTGGCTTAAAAGACACTAAAAACCAACGTGTTTATGCGTTTTTAGGTGATGGCGAAATGGATGAGCCAGAATCTCGTGGCGCTATTTCATTTGCTGCACGCGAAAAGCTAGACAACCTATGTTACTTAGTTAACTGTAACTTACAGCGTCTAGATGGCCCAGTTATGGGTAACGGTAAAATTATTCAAGAGCTAGAGGGCCTATTTAAAGGCGCTGGCTGGAACGTAATTAAGCTAGTGTGGGGCAGCGGTTGGGATATATTACTGGCTAAAGATAAAACCGGTAAGCTATTACAACTAATGAACGAAACAGTTGACGGCGATTACCAAACCTATAAAGCAAAAAATGGCGCGTATGTACGTGAGCATTTCTTTGGTCGTTACCCTGAAACCGCAGCACTTGTTGCTGATATGACAGATGACGAAATTTTTGCGCTTAAGCGTGGTGGTCATGAGCCATCTAAATTATTTGCTGCATTTAAAAAAGCAGAAGAAACCAAAGGTCGTCCTACTGTTATTCTTGCTAAAACCGTTAAAGGTTATGGCATGGGTGAAGCGGCTGAAGGTAAAAATATTGCGCACCAAGTTAAAAAAATGGACATGTCGCATGTTGCACACCTACGCTCACGCTTAGGCCTTGACGATTTAATATCTGAAGAGCAACTAACCGAACTGCCATATTTAACGGTTGAAGAAGGCTCACCTGAGCACACTTACTTACACGCACGCCGTGAAGAACTAAAAGGTTATACACCTAAGCGTATTGCGCGCTTTAGCGAAAAGTTAGCTGTGCCAGAAGTAGAGGCGTTTAACCCGCTACTTGAAGAACAAAAACGTGATATTTCTACCACTATGGGTTTTGTTCGTGCACTTAATATTTTATTAAAAGACAAAGGCATTGGTAAAAACATAGTACCTATTATTGCCGACGAAGCACGTACCTTTGGTATGGAAGGTTTGTTCCGCCAAATTGGTATTTATAACCCGCATGGCCAAAACTACACACCTCAAGATCGCGATATTGTTTCTTACTATAAAGAAGCTACATCGGGTCAAGTACTGCAAGAAGGTATTAACGAGTTAGGTGCAATGTCGTCATGGGTTGCTGCAGCAACATCTTACAGCACCAACGATTTACCCATGATCCCATTTTACATTTACTACTCTATGTTTGGTTTCCAACGCGTTGGCGACATGGCATGGATGGCAGGCGATCAGCAAGCACGTGGTTTCTTATTAGGTGCAACAGCAGGGCGTACTACGCTTAACGGCGAAGGCTTACAACACGAAGATGGCCACAGCCATATTCTTGCCAGCACAGTACCTAACTGTATTTCTTACGATCCAACGTACGCATACGAAGTAGCGGTTATCATTCAAGATGGTATTCGTCGTATGTATGGTGACGATCAAGAAAACATTTACTACTACTTAACGTTAATGAACGAAAACTACCATCAGCCAGCTATGCCAGAAGGCGCTGAAGAAGGTATTCGTAAAGGTATTTACAAGCTAGAGAGCTACGCAGGCAAAAAAGCCAACGTACAGCTATTAAGCTCGGGTACTATTATGACTGAAGTACGTAAAGCAGCTAAAGTATTGAGCGAAGACTACGGTGTTGCATCTGACGTATTCTCAGTAACGTCTTTCAACGAATTAACGCGCGATGGCCAAGATGTTGAGCGTTTTAACATGCTTAACCCTGAAGGCGAGCAAAAAACTGCGTATATCACTAGCGTACTAAACGATTCAGTAACGGTTGCAGCAACCGATTACATGAAAAACTACGCAGAGCAAGCGCGTTCGTTTATTCCTAGCAATAACTATAAAGTGTTAGGCACCGATGGTTACGGCCGCTCTGATAGTCGCGAAAACCTTCGTCGTCACTTTGAAGTTAACGCAGACTACGTTGTAGTTGCTACGTTATCTGAACTTGCTAAACGTGGTGAAGTTGAAAAGTCGGTAGTTATTGAAGCACTTAAAAAGTTCAATATAGACACCAACAAACTTAACCCACTGTACGCATAA
- the aceF gene encoding pyruvate dehydrogenase complex dihydrolipoyllysine-residue acetyltransferase, which produces MSIEIKVPDIGGDEVEVTEILVAVGDVVEVDQALLTVEGDKASMEVPADTAGTVKEIKVSIGDNVATGSLVFIFEGESAGESASTAKSDSAAEQKAPATDAKPAPAASSSAVQDVTLPDIGDDEVEVTEILVAVGDSVTEDQSILSVEGDKASMEVPAPFAGTVKEIKVATGDTVKTGSLVFVFEVAGSESAAPAAESTPAETKAAPAAAEQSSASSTKEVNVPDIGGDEVEVTEILVAVGDSVTEDQSLLNVEGDKAAMELPAPFAGTVKEIKVATGDKVSTGSLIFVFEVAGGAPAAAAKPEAEKSAPAAKSEKPAPKAETATQSAPAASNESFANNSAYAHASPVVRRLAREFGINLANVKGSGRKNRVVKDDVQNYVKNLVKQVESGQLSAGKGNAGGSELGLIPWPKVDFAKFGEIEEKKLSRIQKLSGKNLHRNWVQIPHVTQFDEADITSLEEFRKEQNALNEKKKLGVKITPLVFVMKAAAKALAEFPTINSSLSNDGESLILKKYINIGVAVDTPNGLVVPVFKDVDKKGIIELSRELMEVSVKARDGKLTSADMQGGCFTISSLGGIGGTAFTPIVNAPEVAILGVSKSEMKPKWNGKEFEPKLMVPLSMSYDHRVIDGALAARFTVTLASYMSDIRQLVM; this is translated from the coding sequence ATGAGTATTGAAATTAAAGTACCCGATATCGGTGGTGATGAAGTAGAAGTAACCGAAATATTAGTAGCCGTTGGCGACGTTGTTGAAGTTGACCAAGCATTACTAACCGTTGAGGGCGACAAAGCGTCAATGGAAGTACCGGCCGACACTGCTGGCACAGTAAAAGAGATTAAAGTAAGCATTGGCGACAACGTAGCTACTGGCTCTTTAGTGTTTATCTTTGAGGGCGAGAGTGCAGGCGAAAGCGCAAGTACAGCTAAAAGCGACAGTGCAGCAGAGCAAAAAGCGCCTGCAACTGACGCTAAGCCAGCACCAGCGGCTTCTAGCTCTGCAGTACAAGACGTAACTTTGCCAGATATTGGCGATGACGAAGTTGAAGTAACTGAAATATTAGTAGCCGTTGGCGACAGCGTTACTGAAGATCAGTCTATTTTAAGCGTTGAAGGCGACAAAGCATCAATGGAAGTACCTGCGCCATTTGCTGGCACAGTGAAAGAAATTAAAGTAGCGACTGGCGATACAGTAAAAACTGGTTCATTGGTATTTGTATTTGAAGTAGCAGGTAGCGAGTCTGCAGCACCAGCAGCTGAATCAACACCAGCCGAAACTAAAGCAGCACCGGCAGCAGCCGAGCAAAGCTCAGCATCAAGCACAAAAGAAGTTAACGTGCCTGATATTGGTGGCGACGAAGTTGAAGTGACCGAAATTTTAGTAGCCGTTGGCGACAGCGTTACTGAAGATCAATCGCTACTAAACGTTGAAGGCGACAAAGCGGCAATGGAGCTTCCGGCACCGTTTGCAGGCACAGTTAAAGAAATTAAAGTAGCTACGGGCGACAAAGTATCGACCGGCTCGTTAATTTTTGTTTTTGAAGTTGCTGGTGGCGCACCCGCTGCAGCCGCTAAACCAGAAGCCGAAAAATCTGCACCTGCTGCTAAAAGCGAAAAGCCAGCGCCAAAAGCCGAAACAGCGACGCAATCTGCTCCAGCAGCTAGCAACGAAAGCTTTGCCAATAACAGCGCGTATGCACATGCATCGCCTGTGGTACGCCGTTTAGCACGTGAGTTTGGTATAAACCTAGCTAACGTAAAAGGCTCTGGCCGTAAAAACCGCGTAGTAAAAGACGACGTGCAAAACTATGTTAAAAACCTAGTTAAGCAAGTTGAATCTGGTCAATTGTCGGCAGGTAAAGGCAACGCAGGCGGCAGTGAGCTTGGGCTTATTCCATGGCCTAAAGTTGATTTTGCTAAGTTTGGCGAAATTGAAGAGAAAAAACTATCGCGTATTCAAAAGCTATCGGGTAAAAACTTACACCGTAACTGGGTGCAAATCCCACATGTTACTCAGTTCGACGAAGCCGATATAACAAGCCTTGAAGAATTCCGTAAAGAGCAAAATGCCCTTAACGAGAAGAAAAAGCTAGGTGTTAAAATTACGCCATTAGTATTTGTAATGAAAGCCGCAGCAAAAGCGTTGGCCGAATTTCCAACTATTAACTCGTCACTGTCTAACGACGGTGAAAGCTTAATTCTTAAAAAGTACATTAATATTGGTGTAGCGGTTGATACGCCAAATGGTTTAGTAGTACCTGTGTTTAAAGATGTTGATAAAAAAGGCATTATTGAACTATCGCGCGAGCTAATGGAAGTATCTGTTAAAGCACGCGACGGTAAGCTTACCTCGGCAGATATGCAAGGTGGCTGTTTTACTATTTCAAGCTTAGGCGGTATTGGCGGTACGGCATTTACGCCGATTGTTAACGCGCCAGAAGTGGCTATTTTAGGTGTATCTAAATCTGAAATGAAGCCAAAATGGAATGGTAAAGAGTTTGAACCAAAACTTATGGTGCCATTGTCAATGTCGTACGACCATAGAGTGATTGACGGTGCGCTAGCAGCACGCTTTACTGTTACGCTGGCAAGCTACATGAGCGATATTCGTCAATTAGTGATGTAA
- the lpdA gene encoding dihydrolipoyl dehydrogenase has product MSNELKTQVVVLGGGPGGYSAAFRAADLGLEVTLVESRDTLGGVCLNVGCIPSKALLHVAKVIDDAAAMADHGVTFGAPQIDLDKIRSWKDSVIGQLTGGLTSMSKMRKVKVVYGYGKFTGSNTIAVEGTDGTTTITFDNAIIAAGSKPVSLPFIPEDDRVIDSTGALELKDIPEKLLVLGGGIIGLEMGTVYRALGSAIDVVEFADQLVPAADKDIVKIYQKYVSDKFNVMLSTKVTGIDAKDDGLYVTFEGKNAPAEPVRYDKVLVAVGRTPNGKLLDADKAGVNVDDRGFINVDKQLKTNVEHIFAVGDIVGQPMLAHKAVHEAHVAAEVISGQKHYFDPKCIPSIAYTDPEMAWVGVTEKEAKEQGLSIETAVFPWAASGRAIASARTEGSTKLIFDKESGRVIGGAMVGINAGEMLGEIGLAVEMGADGEDLALTIHAHPTLNESIGLAAEIYEGSITDLPNKKAVKKKK; this is encoded by the coding sequence ATGAGCAACGAATTAAAAACTCAAGTTGTTGTACTAGGCGGTGGTCCTGGTGGTTACTCTGCGGCTTTCCGTGCTGCTGACTTGGGCTTAGAAGTTACACTAGTTGAGTCTCGCGATACACTAGGCGGTGTATGTCTAAATGTGGGTTGTATCCCTTCAAAAGCGCTTTTACATGTAGCTAAAGTAATTGATGACGCAGCGGCAATGGCCGATCATGGCGTTACTTTTGGCGCACCACAAATTGACTTAGACAAAATCCGTTCATGGAAAGACTCTGTTATTGGCCAACTTACTGGTGGCTTAACTAGCATGTCGAAAATGCGTAAAGTTAAAGTTGTATACGGTTACGGTAAATTTACTGGCAGCAACACCATTGCTGTTGAAGGCACCGACGGTACAACAACAATTACGTTCGATAACGCAATTATTGCTGCAGGTTCTAAACCAGTTAGCTTACCTTTCATCCCAGAAGATGACCGCGTAATTGACTCAACTGGCGCACTAGAGCTTAAAGATATCCCTGAAAAGCTACTTGTACTTGGTGGTGGTATTATTGGTCTTGAAATGGGCACAGTATACCGTGCACTAGGTTCAGCAATCGACGTAGTTGAATTTGCTGATCAACTAGTACCTGCTGCCGATAAAGACATTGTTAAAATTTACCAAAAGTACGTAAGCGACAAATTTAACGTAATGCTTTCTACTAAAGTAACGGGCATTGACGCAAAAGACGATGGCCTATATGTAACGTTTGAAGGTAAAAACGCACCAGCAGAACCAGTACGTTACGACAAAGTACTTGTAGCAGTTGGCCGTACACCAAACGGTAAGTTACTTGATGCAGATAAAGCAGGCGTTAACGTTGATGATCGCGGCTTTATTAATGTTGATAAGCAGCTTAAAACAAACGTTGAGCACATTTTTGCAGTGGGCGACATTGTTGGCCAGCCTATGCTTGCGCATAAAGCGGTTCACGAAGCACACGTTGCAGCTGAAGTTATTTCTGGTCAAAAACATTACTTTGATCCTAAATGTATTCCTTCAATTGCCTACACAGATCCAGAAATGGCGTGGGTTGGTGTAACTGAAAAAGAAGCAAAAGAGCAAGGCCTTAGCATTGAAACTGCGGTATTCCCGTGGGCTGCATCAGGTCGCGCAATTGCATCTGCACGTACTGAAGGTTCTACTAAGCTTATTTTTGATAAAGAAAGTGGCCGTGTAATCGGTGGCGCTATGGTTGGTATTAACGCAGGCGAAATGCTGGGCGAAATTGGCCTAGCAGTAGAAATGGGTGCAGATGGCGAAGACTTAGCGCTTACCATTCATGCTCACCCAACATTGAATGAATCAATCGGCCTAGCAGCTGAAATTTACGAAGGTTCAATCACTGACTTACCAAATAAAAAAGCAGTTAAAAAGAAAAAATAA
- a CDS encoding tRNA-uridine aminocarboxypropyltransferase, which translates to MKNAVLALRAQQISESRREFNARGAKMTRCQQCLLAELYCICEGVIQADCDAAVCLLMYHNESFKPSNTGRLIAEIIPENYAFRWDRTDPDAKLLALINDPQYQPMVVFPAEDVEPGRAVTEVNITAGKKPLFIFLDGTWREAKKMIRKSPYLDNLPVLSITADKLSDYRLRVAPHAHQLGTAEVAIMVLALAGEKDAASKLEQHFIKFRDAYLLGKRNKGRPE; encoded by the coding sequence GTGAAAAATGCCGTTTTAGCATTACGTGCCCAACAAATAAGCGAATCGCGCCGTGAGTTCAATGCTCGGGGTGCTAAAATGACACGTTGCCAGCAATGCTTACTTGCAGAGCTTTACTGTATTTGCGAAGGGGTTATACAGGCCGATTGCGACGCTGCTGTTTGTTTACTTATGTATCATAATGAAAGCTTTAAACCTTCAAATACTGGGCGTTTAATCGCCGAAATAATACCTGAAAACTATGCATTTAGATGGGACAGAACCGATCCCGATGCCAAACTATTAGCATTAATAAACGATCCACAATATCAGCCTATGGTGGTATTTCCTGCTGAAGATGTAGAGCCGGGCAGAGCCGTAACTGAAGTAAATATAACAGCCGGTAAAAAACCGCTATTTATATTTTTAGACGGCACCTGGCGCGAAGCTAAAAAAATGATCCGCAAAAGTCCGTATTTAGATAACCTTCCGGTATTATCGATCACTGCCGACAAACTCTCAGACTACCGCCTACGCGTTGCTCCCCATGCGCACCAACTCGGCACTGCAGAAGTGGCCATTATGGTGTTAGCGTTAGCGGGAGAGAAGGATGCAGCCTCTAAATTAGAACAGCACTTTATAAAATTCCGCGACGCGTACTTATTAGGTAAACGTAATAAAGGTAGGCCAGAGTAA
- a CDS encoding methyl-accepting chemotaxis protein, protein MNQQKQAIVDQEVTFGIDEELLSTTDLQGVITYANDNFCKVAGYTLDELVGNNHSMVRHPDMPKAAFADLWSNLKNDIAWRGAIKNRCKNGQYYWVDAFVTPIYESGKKIGYQSVRRRLLPEYLNSAEKLYQRINSGKSINTFTHKLSVLKLPIYLCFSALFAWLVSYSLWFILLFIPLPFVIYYDQLVLSQRYLKKRKAESDSISRHVFSGSNIFSFADFQIKLLEGKVTTIVGRIIDGTLSLEKGANSLKAVAQKSKLGVEKEAAELHQVSSAVEQMVNSIDEVAKSTVITTQKVNQAHSNCEAATQAMSQTMDKVSLLANEVDNSANSATELAKEAGKIGDIMQEIQGIADQTNLLALNAAIEAARAGEHGRGFSVVADEVRALSSRTHSATEQIQTSIAEMQSTLLSWSKTMEVGKNAAEDCVKETRQTQEVVSQVHLSISDISDITSQISTAAEEQSMVSQEISRNIYNISETSSENLTQAQLVEVESDSIDKRSKMLASLGLSFKVD, encoded by the coding sequence ATGAATCAGCAAAAACAAGCTATAGTCGACCAGGAAGTTACTTTTGGTATTGATGAAGAACTGCTTTCTACTACAGATTTGCAAGGAGTCATAACTTACGCAAATGATAACTTTTGTAAAGTTGCTGGATATACATTAGACGAGCTAGTAGGTAATAACCATAGTATGGTGCGCCACCCAGATATGCCCAAAGCTGCATTTGCCGATTTATGGTCTAATTTAAAGAATGATATTGCTTGGCGAGGTGCAATTAAAAATAGATGTAAAAATGGTCAATACTACTGGGTTGACGCATTTGTAACGCCCATTTATGAAAGCGGTAAAAAAATTGGCTATCAATCTGTTAGACGCCGACTATTACCAGAGTACTTAAACAGTGCAGAAAAACTGTATCAGCGGATTAATAGTGGTAAGTCTATAAATACATTTACTCATAAGCTATCAGTACTCAAACTCCCTATATATTTATGCTTTAGTGCACTTTTTGCTTGGTTAGTTAGTTATTCACTGTGGTTTATTTTGCTGTTTATTCCTCTGCCTTTTGTTATTTATTATGATCAGCTCGTTTTATCGCAGCGATACCTTAAAAAAAGAAAAGCCGAGTCAGACAGTATTTCTCGCCATGTGTTTTCGGGCAGTAATATATTTAGTTTTGCAGATTTTCAAATTAAATTACTCGAAGGCAAAGTCACTACAATAGTAGGGCGGATCATCGATGGAACATTGAGTTTAGAAAAAGGTGCCAATTCGCTCAAAGCCGTTGCTCAAAAATCTAAATTGGGAGTTGAAAAAGAAGCTGCAGAGCTACATCAGGTTTCGTCAGCGGTTGAGCAAATGGTTAACTCAATTGATGAAGTTGCCAAAAGTACTGTTATAACTACCCAAAAAGTAAATCAAGCGCATTCAAATTGTGAGGCAGCTACACAAGCTATGTCGCAAACTATGGATAAAGTTTCTTTACTCGCAAATGAGGTAGATAACTCAGCTAATTCAGCTACAGAATTAGCCAAAGAGGCAGGTAAAATTGGCGATATCATGCAAGAAATTCAAGGTATTGCAGATCAAACTAATTTACTTGCGCTAAATGCAGCCATCGAGGCAGCGCGTGCTGGAGAGCATGGAAGAGGTTTTTCTGTAGTTGCAGATGAAGTTCGCGCACTATCAAGTAGAACTCACTCTGCCACTGAGCAAATACAAACATCTATAGCAGAAATGCAGTCAACGTTATTAAGCTGGTCTAAAACGATGGAAGTTGGAAAAAACGCTGCCGAAGACTGTGTTAAAGAAACACGCCAAACACAAGAAGTAGTTTCTCAGGTTCATCTTTCTATTAGCGATATTTCAGATATCACGAGCCAAATATCTACAGCTGCCGAAGAACAAAGTATGGTATCGCAAGAGATTAGCCGTAACATTTACAACATTAGTGAAACCTCAAGCGAAAACCTAACTCAAGCACAATTAGTAGAAGTTGAATCAGACTCTATTGATAAACGCTCAAAAATGCTTGCATCATTAGGGTTATCTTTCAAAGTAGATTAA